In Neisseria brasiliensis, the following proteins share a genomic window:
- a CDS encoding sodium:proton antiporter, translated as MRLPLFSLPMLMMPAFAQAANFSGDSLSLLWGLPFAAILLSIALGPLMMPKIWHHHFGKITAFWTVLFLVPFVLYFGFTAGIQVVAHAMVEEYIPFILLLFALYTISGGILVWGNLQGSAKLNTTLLAIGTVLASLMGTTGAAMLLIRPLLKANDNRKHKVHVVVFFIFLVANIGGGLTPLGDPPLFLGFLKGVDFMWTVVHMFPPVLISVVILLTVFYFLDRHLYSKEDEIVPHDPSPDSKLQIFGKVNFILLLGVVGAVLMSGIWKPDHPGFEIFGSHYLLPNLVRDVILLSLAVISLLITPKQVRAGNEFNWEPIAEVGKLFAGIFITIAPVLAILKAGENGALRGVVSMVHNAAGEPLNTMYFWMTGVLSGFLDNAPTYLVFFNMAGGDAQSLMTGPLFHTLLAISMGSVFMGALTYIGNAPNFMVKAIAEQRGVKMPSFFGYMVWSFGILSPLFILHTLIFFVYEIL; from the coding sequence CCTTAGGTCCTTTAATGATGCCGAAAATTTGGCATCATCATTTCGGTAAAATCACCGCCTTTTGGACGGTGCTCTTTCTGGTTCCTTTCGTGCTTTATTTCGGCTTTACGGCAGGTATTCAAGTTGTGGCACACGCCATGGTGGAAGAATATATCCCGTTTATCCTGTTGCTGTTTGCGCTGTACACCATTTCAGGCGGTATTTTGGTATGGGGCAACTTGCAAGGCTCGGCTAAGCTTAACACCACCCTGCTTGCCATCGGTACTGTATTGGCATCGCTTATGGGTACTACCGGTGCCGCCATGTTGCTGATTCGCCCGCTGTTAAAAGCCAATGACAACCGCAAACATAAAGTCCACGTGGTCGTATTCTTTATCTTCCTGGTAGCCAATATCGGCGGCGGCCTGACCCCATTGGGTGACCCACCTTTATTCTTGGGCTTCTTAAAGGGTGTTGACTTTATGTGGACCGTAGTACACATGTTCCCACCTGTGCTCATCAGCGTGGTGATTCTGTTGACCGTGTTCTACTTCCTCGACCGTCACTTGTATTCTAAAGAAGACGAAATCGTGCCACATGATCCGTCACCGGACAGCAAACTGCAAATTTTCGGTAAAGTGAATTTCATTTTGCTGCTGGGCGTGGTCGGTGCTGTATTGATGTCGGGCATTTGGAAACCGGATCACCCTGGTTTTGAAATCTTCGGCAGCCATTACTTATTGCCAAACTTAGTGCGCGATGTGATTCTGCTGTCTTTGGCGGTGATTTCATTGCTCATCACACCGAAACAAGTGCGTGCCGGTAATGAATTCAACTGGGAACCGATTGCCGAAGTGGGCAAACTGTTTGCCGGTATCTTCATCACCATCGCACCGGTATTGGCGATTTTGAAAGCCGGTGAAAACGGTGCGTTACGCGGCGTGGTATCCATGGTACACAACGCTGCCGGCGAGCCGCTCAACACCATGTATTTCTGGATGACCGGCGTGTTATCCGGCTTTTTGGACAACGCCCCGACCTACCTCGTGTTCTTCAACATGGCAGGCGGCGACGCGCAATCTTTGATGACCGGCCCGCTGTTCCACACCCTTCTGGCTATCTCTATGGGTTCGGTATTCATGGGTGCCCTTACCTACATCGGTAACGCGCCAAACTTCATGGTCAAAGCCATCGCCGAACAACGCGGCGTGAAAATGCCGAGCTTCTTTGGCTATATGGTATGGTCGTTTGGTATCCTGTCGCCATTGTTTATCCTGCACACGCTGATTTTCTTCGTGTATGAGATTTTGTAA